A stretch of the Notamacropus eugenii isolate mMacEug1 chromosome 2, mMacEug1.pri_v2, whole genome shotgun sequence genome encodes the following:
- the PSRC1 gene encoding proline/serine-rich coiled-coil protein 1 isoform X1 produces the protein MVLAQADSAPASYNMENLEEDIKFIVDETFDFSVPSPSDSREEEEATDPPIPEQPPRRGLAHRSDLNVVAEEPQGLRLSLGPLSPEKLEEILDEANRLAARFERCALQERDAGGDGKGRRVKASPRRETFVVKNSPVRALLPTVSSPIRGASSPGGLTPRLRSSEKKGSSRALRAASGKKPSSTKKEVPNTTRSQSSPVSRLTPPARGKAGPSGRAPAVGLASMTRPALAPQLPSNTLQHPARTQGPAVRPSRLPMPTAIPKPASQALLSSRSLLSGKGGLPPEATPPRKGPPRPSTAGHRGKKIRPVKTNLRTKPLHEQPDPGHALKHPVSPAFKRHFGRRYHPDKGPVTYRTLMP, from the exons ATGG TTCTGGCTCAAGCTGACTCCGCTCCTGCTAGCTACAACATGGAGAATTTGGAGGAAG ACATAAAATTTATTGTGGATGAGACATTTGATTTTAGTGTGCCATCACCTTCTGACAG CCGTGAGGAGGAAGAGGCCACGGACCCTCCGATCCCTGAGCAGCCACCTAGGAGGGGGCTGGCCCACCGGAGTGACCTTAATGTAGTGGCCGAAGAACCTCAGGGGTTACGGCTAAGCTTAGGCCCCCTCAGCCCTGAGAAATTAGAGGAAATTCTCGATGAGGCCAACCGTCTGGCAGCTCGATTCGAGAGGTGCGCCCTGCAGGAGAGGGATGCTGGTGGTGATGGCAAGGGACGTCGGGTGAAGGCCAGTCCCCGACGGGAGACATTTGTGGTGAAGAACAGCCCTGTGCGAGCCCTGCTGCCCACTGTGAGCTCTCCTATCCGGGGGGCCTCTTCTCCGGGAGGCCTGACCCCCCGCCTCCGGAGCAGTGAGAAGAAGGGATCAAGCAGGGCTCTTCGAGCTGCGTCTGGAAAGAAGCCTTCTAGCACTAAGAAG GAGGTGCCCAACACTACGAGAAGTCAGTCTTCTCCTGTCAGCCGGCTCACCCCTCCAGCCCGGGGAAAAGCAGGACCCAGTGGGAGAGCACCTGCTGTTG GCTTAGCTTCCATGACGAGACCAGCTCTTGCTCCACAGCTTCCCTCAAACACCCTTCAGCACCCAGCCCGGACACAGGGCCCAGCTGTCAGACCCAGTAGGCTGCCCATGCCTACCGCCATCCCTAAACCTGCCAGCCAGGCATTGCTTTCCAGCAGGAGTCTCCTGTCTGGGAAAGGTGGCCTGCCCCCAGAAGCCACTCCACCTCGGAAAGGGCCACCGAGGCCCAGCACAGCTGGACACCGAG GTAAAAAGATCAGGCCTGTGAAGACAAACCTTAGGACCAAACCACTTCATGAGCAGCCGGACCCAGGACATGCTCTCAAGCACCCTGTTTCTCCAGCTTTTAAGAGGCATTTTGGCCGTCGTTACCACCCAGACAAAGGTCCTGTAACCTACAGGACCCTGATGCCTTGA
- the PSRC1 gene encoding proline/serine-rich coiled-coil protein 1 isoform X4, translating to MENLEEDIKFIVDETFDFSVPSPSDSREEEEATDPPIPEQPPRRGLAHRSDLNVVAEEPQGLRLSLGPLSPEKLEEILDEANRLAARFERCALQERDAGGDGKGRRVKASPRRETFVVKNSPVRALLPTVSSPIRGASSPGGLTPRLRSSEKKGSSRALRAASGKKPSSTKKEVPNTTRSQSSPVSRLTPPARGKAGPSGRAPAVGLASMTRPALAPQLPSNTLQHPARTQGPAVRPSRLPMPTAIPKPASQALLSSRSLLSGKGGLPPEATPPRKGPPRPSTAGHRVFSTQRSNLPVSAASRNLQSPKKVTIPRLTR from the exons ATGGAGAATTTGGAGGAAG ACATAAAATTTATTGTGGATGAGACATTTGATTTTAGTGTGCCATCACCTTCTGACAG CCGTGAGGAGGAAGAGGCCACGGACCCTCCGATCCCTGAGCAGCCACCTAGGAGGGGGCTGGCCCACCGGAGTGACCTTAATGTAGTGGCCGAAGAACCTCAGGGGTTACGGCTAAGCTTAGGCCCCCTCAGCCCTGAGAAATTAGAGGAAATTCTCGATGAGGCCAACCGTCTGGCAGCTCGATTCGAGAGGTGCGCCCTGCAGGAGAGGGATGCTGGTGGTGATGGCAAGGGACGTCGGGTGAAGGCCAGTCCCCGACGGGAGACATTTGTGGTGAAGAACAGCCCTGTGCGAGCCCTGCTGCCCACTGTGAGCTCTCCTATCCGGGGGGCCTCTTCTCCGGGAGGCCTGACCCCCCGCCTCCGGAGCAGTGAGAAGAAGGGATCAAGCAGGGCTCTTCGAGCTGCGTCTGGAAAGAAGCCTTCTAGCACTAAGAAG GAGGTGCCCAACACTACGAGAAGTCAGTCTTCTCCTGTCAGCCGGCTCACCCCTCCAGCCCGGGGAAAAGCAGGACCCAGTGGGAGAGCACCTGCTGTTG GCTTAGCTTCCATGACGAGACCAGCTCTTGCTCCACAGCTTCCCTCAAACACCCTTCAGCACCCAGCCCGGACACAGGGCCCAGCTGTCAGACCCAGTAGGCTGCCCATGCCTACCGCCATCCCTAAACCTGCCAGCCAGGCATTGCTTTCCAGCAGGAGTCTCCTGTCTGGGAAAGGTGGCCTGCCCCCAGAAGCCACTCCACCTCGGAAAGGGCCACCGAGGCCCAGCACAGCTGGACACCGAG TGTTTTCTACCCAGAGATCAAACCTTCCAGTCTCTGCTGCCTCCCGAAATCTGCAGTCCCCCAAGAAGGTGACAATCCCCAGACTCACTAG GTAA
- the PSRC1 gene encoding proline/serine-rich coiled-coil protein 1 isoform X2, giving the protein MVLAQADSAPASYNMENLEEDIKFIVDETFDFSVPSPSDSREEEEATDPPIPEQPPRRGLAHRSDLNVVAEEPQGLRLSLGPLSPEKLEEILDEANRLAARFERCALQERDAGGDGKGRRVKASPRRETFVVKNSPVRALLPTVSSPIRGASSPGGLTPRLRSSEKKGSSRALRAASGKKPSSTKKEVPNTTRSQSSPVSRLTPPARGKAGPSGRAPAVGLASMTRPALAPQLPSNTLQHPARTQGPAVRPSRLPMPTAIPKPASQALLSSRSLLSGKGGLPPEATPPRKGPPRPSTAGHRVFSTQRSNLPVSAASRNLQSPKKVTIPRLTR; this is encoded by the exons ATGG TTCTGGCTCAAGCTGACTCCGCTCCTGCTAGCTACAACATGGAGAATTTGGAGGAAG ACATAAAATTTATTGTGGATGAGACATTTGATTTTAGTGTGCCATCACCTTCTGACAG CCGTGAGGAGGAAGAGGCCACGGACCCTCCGATCCCTGAGCAGCCACCTAGGAGGGGGCTGGCCCACCGGAGTGACCTTAATGTAGTGGCCGAAGAACCTCAGGGGTTACGGCTAAGCTTAGGCCCCCTCAGCCCTGAGAAATTAGAGGAAATTCTCGATGAGGCCAACCGTCTGGCAGCTCGATTCGAGAGGTGCGCCCTGCAGGAGAGGGATGCTGGTGGTGATGGCAAGGGACGTCGGGTGAAGGCCAGTCCCCGACGGGAGACATTTGTGGTGAAGAACAGCCCTGTGCGAGCCCTGCTGCCCACTGTGAGCTCTCCTATCCGGGGGGCCTCTTCTCCGGGAGGCCTGACCCCCCGCCTCCGGAGCAGTGAGAAGAAGGGATCAAGCAGGGCTCTTCGAGCTGCGTCTGGAAAGAAGCCTTCTAGCACTAAGAAG GAGGTGCCCAACACTACGAGAAGTCAGTCTTCTCCTGTCAGCCGGCTCACCCCTCCAGCCCGGGGAAAAGCAGGACCCAGTGGGAGAGCACCTGCTGTTG GCTTAGCTTCCATGACGAGACCAGCTCTTGCTCCACAGCTTCCCTCAAACACCCTTCAGCACCCAGCCCGGACACAGGGCCCAGCTGTCAGACCCAGTAGGCTGCCCATGCCTACCGCCATCCCTAAACCTGCCAGCCAGGCATTGCTTTCCAGCAGGAGTCTCCTGTCTGGGAAAGGTGGCCTGCCCCCAGAAGCCACTCCACCTCGGAAAGGGCCACCGAGGCCCAGCACAGCTGGACACCGAG TGTTTTCTACCCAGAGATCAAACCTTCCAGTCTCTGCTGCCTCCCGAAATCTGCAGTCCCCCAAGAAGGTGACAATCCCCAGACTCACTAG GTAA
- the PSRC1 gene encoding proline/serine-rich coiled-coil protein 1 isoform X3, whose translation MVLAQADSAPASYNMENLEEDIKFIVDETFDFSVPSPSDSREEEEATDPPIPEQPPRRGLAHRSDLNVVAEEPQGLRLSLGPLSPEKLEEILDEANRLAARFERCALQERDAGGDGKGRRVKASPRRETFVVKNSPVRALLPTVSSPIRGASSPGGLTPRLRSSEKKGSSRALRAASGKKPSSTKKEVPNTTRSQSSPVSRLTPPARGKAGPSGRAPAVGLASMTRPALAPQLPSNTLQHPARTQGPAVRPSRLPMPTAIPKPASQALLSSRSLLSGKGGLPPEATPPRKGPPRPSTAGHRVFSTQRSNLPVSAASRNLQSPKKVTIPRLTR comes from the exons ATGG TTCTGGCTCAAGCTGACTCCGCTCCTGCTAGCTACAACATGGAGAATTTGGAGGAAG ACATAAAATTTATTGTGGATGAGACATTTGATTTTAGTGTGCCATCACCTTCTGACAG CCGTGAGGAGGAAGAGGCCACGGACCCTCCGATCCCTGAGCAGCCACCTAGGAGGGGGCTGGCCCACCGGAGTGACCTTAATGTAGTGGCCGAAGAACCTCAGGGGTTACGGCTAAGCTTAGGCCCCCTCAGCCCTGAGAAATTAGAGGAAATTCTCGATGAGGCCAACCGTCTGGCAGCTCGATTCGAGAGGTGCGCCCTGCAGGAGAGGGATGCTGGTGGTGATGGCAAGGGACGTCGGGTGAAGGCCAGTCCCCGACGGGAGACATTTGTGGTGAAGAACAGCCCTGTGCGAGCCCTGCTGCCCACTGTGAGCTCTCCTATCCGGGGGGCCTCTTCTCCGGGAGGCCTGACCCCCCGCCTCCGGAGCAGTGAGAAGAAGGGATCAAGCAGGGCTCTTCGAGCTGCGTCTGGAAAGAAGCCTTCTAGCACTAAGAAG GAGGTGCCCAACACTACGAGAAGTCAGTCTTCTCCTGTCAGCCGGCTCACCCCTCCAGCCCGGGGAAAAGCAGGACCCAGTGGGAGAGCACCTGCTGTTG GCTTAGCTTCCATGACGAGACCAGCTCTTGCTCCACAGCTTCCCTCAAACACCCTTCAGCACCCAGCCCGGACACAGGGCCCAGCTGTCAGACCCAGTAGGCTGCCCATGCCTACCGCCATCCCTAAACCTGCCAGCCAGGCATTGCTTTCCAGCAGGAGTCTCCTGTCTGGGAAAGGTGGCCTGCCCCCAGAAGCCACTCCACCTCGGAAAGGGCCACCGAGGCCCAGCACAGCTGGACACCGAG TGTTTTCTACCCAGAGATCAAACCTTCCAGTCTCTGCTGCCTCCCGAAATCTGCAGTCCCCCAAGAAGGTGACAATCCCCAGACTCACTAGGTAA